A portion of the Cryptomeria japonica chromosome 5, Sugi_1.0, whole genome shotgun sequence genome contains these proteins:
- the LOC131072687 gene encoding 36.4 kDa proline-rich protein-like — translation MKKAVAVLLIVMIQVATTMPVLMAWNHHPPAGKCPLDALKLGACVDVLSGLVHVGIGDPIVNQCCAVVEGVLALEAALCLCTTIRAKLLNLNLLLPVALELIVSCGKTPPPGFKCPAH, via the coding sequence ATGAAGAAAGCTGTAGCAGTGCTTCTTATTGTTATGATTCAGGTGGCAACTACCATGCCAGTTTTAATGGCATGGAATCACCACCCTCCTGCAGGAAAATGCCCACTTGATGCTCTGAAGCTGGGAGCCTGTGTTGATGTGCTTAGTGGCCTTGTGCACGTGGGCATTGGAGACCCAATTGTAAACCAGTGCTGCGCAGTGGTTGAAGGAGTTTTGGCATTGGAGGCAGCGTTGTGCTTGTGTACAACAATTAGGGCTAAGCTTCTCAACCTCAATTTACTTCTTCCAGTAGCGCTGGAGCTTATTGTTTCTTGTGGAAAGACTCCTCCTCCGGGCTTCAAATGCCCTGCTCACTAA